CATCGGCCACGATGGTCTGGTAGTCGCTGTGGCCGAAGGGAGTGTAGGTTTCCATGATGTCGGAATCCTTCACGCCCTTGGACTTGAGGAAGGCACGCAGAATCTTGTTGGTGGTGCGTGGGTACACATAGTCCGTGCCCAGCAGCACAAAGCGCTTGGCACCGCCGCCTTCCTTGCTCATCAGGTACTCGACAGCGGGAATCGCCTGCTGGTTGGGCGCGGCACCGGTGTAGAAGACGTTCTTGGAGAGTTCCTCGCCCTCGTACTGCACGGGGTAGAACAGCAGACCGTTGTTCTGCTCGAACACCGGCAGCACGGATTTGCGCGACACGCTGGTCCAGCAGCCGAAGACCACGGCCACCTTGTCCTGGGTGATCAGCTGTTTGGCTTTTTCGGCAAACAGCGGCCAGTTGGAGGCGGGGTCCACCACCACGGGCTCCAGCTTCTTGCCCATCACGCCGCCCTTGGCGTTGATGTCGTCGATGGCCATCAGCACCGTGTCCTTGAGCACGGTCTCCGAGATCGCCATGGTGCCCGAGAGGCTGTGCAGCACCCCGACCTTGATGGTGTCTGCAGCCAGCACCTGAGAAGTCAACCCCAGGCCCAGAGCCATGGATGCAGCCAGTGTTGTGAGGGTTCCGCGACGATTCATTTCAGCACTCCCAGGAGGTTTTGTTCGGTCACATTGACCGCAGAACCTGAAGTGCAATTACCGTGCCAGCCCCCTGCGGCACGGCCTGAAAGCCGCCGGAATCGGCGCCGCTGCCTCTTTTGGGTCAGATGCGGCCCGGACGCGTCTTCCTGCGCTCAGCAACGTCCGTCAGCAAGCACCATTGCAGTGCCCCATGCACCAGATGCAGACCGCACCGGGCCGCAGGCACTATTGAAGTGCATGACCGCCTCAGTCGGTCGGGATGCAGGCCGGCAGCGCTGCGCTGCGCAGCTTTCCGGGATTGAGCAGATTCAGGGGGTCGAAATCGGCCTTGGTCTGCAACAGCGCGGGATCGAGCTGGTTGTTGGCCTTGCCGTCTTCCACCACGTAGACATGCGGATTGTTGATCTGCACGCCATGCTTGCGATAGATGTCCATGATCGCGTTGAGCCGCTCGGCCGAGCTGAAGCGCACCAGCTCCAGCCCGCTGCAGTTGAACTGTCCCTCCTTGGTGCGCAGAAACTCCAGATGGAACAGGACCTCGTCACCGAGCTCGCTGCGCAAGGCCTTGAGCTGCTCGCCAAACCTTGCGGGGTTGTAGCCGGTCTGCAGATAGGTCAGCTCCCGGTCCAGCTTCAGCGCATGCAGGGTCGTATGGTTCCAGCAATACTCGATCAGCGATTTGTAGCCCGCAGCCGGCTGCGCAGACCAGCGCCCGCGCTCGCAGTAGCTGAGGGTGCCGCCGTGACGCTCCAGCAATAGCTGCATGGCCTCCTCGGCTTCGGGTGCCACCAGCGCGATGACCGCGTGGCAGCCCGGGGGCAGATGCTCGGCCAGACTGGTGAAATAGGCCGGCACCGGAGCCGCCACCAGGCTCAGCTCCTTCTTGCGGATGCCAGGAGCATTGCCCAGCTGCTGCGCAAAGCCCAGCGCCTCGTCAAAACCCGTGAACGTGGCAATGCATTCCGTCCAGTTCGTAGCATCTGCCAGCGCCACTTCGAGCTCGAGCACGATGCCGGTCGTGCCATAGGTATGGTGCAGACGCATGGCATCGGCACCGCGCAGTTCCAGAATGCGGGGCTCGGCCTCCACCGTCATCACGCGCGCAGCCAGCACATTGCCCGCAGAGGCGAGCGGCCCGTAGGTGATGGAGCCGGCACCGCCGAAGCCTCCGCCGAACAGTCCGCCCAGGGTGGCGCTGCGATAGGTGGACGGCAGCCAGCGCAGCTCCTGCCCCTGCTCGCGCGCCAGCTGGTCAAAGTCCGCCAGACGTATGCCGGCCTGTGCCCGGCCCACACTGCCGCGCACCCAGCACAGGCTGTTGTAGCCGCTCAGATCCAGGATCAGGCCGCCGTGCAGCGGCGTGCTCTGGCCGTAGTTGCCGGTGCCGCTGCCGCGCAGCGTGATGGGAACGCCCCGACGCGCGCAATGGGCCACGACCTGGGCAATCTCGGCCTCGGTGCGCGGACGCACCGCAATGTCGCCGCGCTTGCCCTGCAGGGCCTGCTTCAGAACCGGACTGAACCAGGAAAAATCCTGGGACAGGCGCGACACTTTCAGGGAGTCGGTGATCCAGTCCAGCGCAGGCAAGACGCTGGCCAGCTGGCTGCTGTTCTCGGCAATCGAATGGGTGTTCATGGTCATGGCGCAAAAAAACAAGGCGTGAGTCGGCCCATATGCCGCGCAGTGCGGGCATGACGGGAGCAGAAATGAGCAAAGGGGTAAAGCGCTAGTCGCTACCGGATTCGCTGGCATGCCAGCCGCCCAGCGCCCGGCGTGTGCACCAGGCCATGAGCACGAACAGCGCCACGCCGGTCAGCGAAATCAGCAGCAGTGCGGCGAACATGCGCGGGATGTTGAGCTGAAAGCCCGCTTGCAGGATCTGGTAGGCAAGACCCGCCCCCTGCCCGCCGGTTCCGGCAACAAACTCGGCCACCACGGCACCTATCAACGCCAGGCCGCTGGAGATGCGCAGCCCCCCGAAGAAATAGGGCAAGGCACTGGGAATGCGCAAGCGCATCAGCACCTGCAGGCGCGTGGCCCGGTTGAGCTTGAAGTAGGCCAGCAGATCCGGCTCCACACTGCGCAGGCCCAGCGTGGTGTTGCTGATGATGGGAAACAGCGCCACCAGCGCCGCACAGATCACCATGGACAGCACCGGGTCCTTGACCCAGATGATGATCAGCGGCGCCACGGCCACGATAGGCGTCACCTGCAGCAGCACGGCATAGGGAAACAAGGCCGTCTCGATCAGCTTGCTCTGCACGAATACAAAGCTGATCAGGACGCCCGCCACGGTGGCCAGGGCAAAGGCCAGCAAGGTGATCTTGACGGTGACCCACAGGGACAGGCCGAGTGCCACCCAGTCCGTCATCAGGGTCTGCAGCATCAGCAGAGGCGAAGGCACCAGATAAGGCGGCAACTCCAGCCCCGTCACCAGGGCCTGCCAGACCAGCAGCAGCACAAGGCCCACCAGCGCCGGCAAAAGCACGCGCTGCACCTTGGGCTGAAGCAGCCAGGGGGTGGCCGCCTTGCCGGACTTGGCGGCAGCCACCGCACGCGCGCCGGTCGCGGCAGACCTGCTGTCGGCGGCCCTGGCCGCATCATCGGGAATGGAAGCGGGCAAGGCGCTCATGACAGACTCTCCTCCACAATGGCACTGGCGCGCAGCAGGCTCGATTGCAACTGCTGCGCATGGCGGGCGAACTCGGGGCCGAGCATGAAATCGGCAGGCCGAGGATAGGGGGCATCGATGCGAAACTCCTCCACCACCCGTCCCGGCCTGGCCGCCATCATCACCACCCGGCTGGACAGAAAGACGGCCTCGTGGAGGGAGTGGGTGACAAAGATCACCGTCAGCTTCTTCTTGCTCCAAAGCTCCAACAACTCCGCGTCCAGCTTGTGGCGCGTGATCTCGTCGAGCGCGCCGAAAGGCTCATCCATCAGCAGCAGATCGGGCTCGGTCACCAGGCCGCGGGCAATCGAGACGCGCATCTGCATGCCTCCGGACAACTCGCGCGGCAGGGCCTTGGCAAAGCGTGCCAGACCCACCAGTTGCAGTGCCTCCGCGACGCGCGCATCGGCCTCTGCACGCGGCACACCAGCCAGATCCAGCGGCAGCCGCACATTGGTATGCACGCTGGACCAGGGCATGAGCGTGGGCTGCTGAAAGACAAACGCCATCTTCTTGCCGCCGGCCTGCAGCTGCGGCACCGGCTTGCGCCAGAGCAGCAGTCTGCCGTCGCTGGGCTCGAGCAGACCCGCAACCATCTTGAGCAAGGTGCTCTTGCCGCAGCCCGAGGGGCCGAGCAAGGTCACGAACTCCCCCTCTTCGATGCGCAGGTCGACGGGCAGCAGCGCCTGCGTGCCGCCGGGATAGGTTTTCTCTGCAGACAGCACCTCCACTGCGGGAATTGCTGCTGCGGGAATATCAGAGCCGCTCATAGTTGCCTTTCGCTGCTGCTGCCAGCCCATGCCCTCAGGGCAGGACCTTGATGTTCTGAATCAGGCTCAGGTTGTAGGCATCGGCCTGCTTGACCTTGGCCGGATCGATCAGCTTGGCGCTGACCAGGAAGTCATAGCTGGCCTTGGCCCGCGCATCGGTCATCACGCCGATGCCCAGCTTGGCTGCATCTCCGCCGGCGACCATATTCATTTCCTTGAGCTTGCCCACGCTGTAGGCCAGCTGTTCGTCGGTCATGTTGGGGTTGTCTTTCTTGATCAGGGCATTGGCCGGCGCGGGATCGGCCAGATAGCTCTTCCAGCCTTCCATGGAGGCGGTGACAAAGGCCTGCACCGCCTTGCTGCGCTCCTTGATCGTCTTGTCCATGCAGGAGATGGTGGTCGCATAGGCCGGGAAGCCCTGATCGCTGAACATCAGCGTGTTCGCCTTGACGCCGGCCTTCTGAATCGCAAAGGGCTCGGAAGTCAGATAGCCTTGCTGGGCCGAGTTCTTGTCCACCAGGAACGGCTGGATATTGAAGGTATAGGGCCGGGTCTGGGAGTCGGTGAAACCATATTTGGCCTTGAGCCAGGGCCAGTAGCCGCGCTGCGCGGAGGCGGCGATCAGAATGGTCTTGCCCTTGAGGTCCTCGAACCGCTTCACGTCCTCGTGAGCGATCAGCACCTGCGGATCCTTCTGGAACACCGCTGCCACCGTGGTCACGGGAACACCGCCCTCGCGCATCTGCACCATCTGCAGATCGCTGGAACCCATGACACAGTCGGCCTGACCGGCGGCCATCATCTGCGTGATATTGACCTGGGGGCCGCCCATCTTGATGCTGACATCCAGGCCATGCCTTTTGTACAGCCCTGTGGCCACGGCCTGGTAGAAGCCGCCATGCTCGGCCTGGGCATACCAGTTGGTCATGTAGACGAATTTTTCCTCGGCATGGCCGAGGCCGCTCAGACCGCAGGCCAGCATGGCCGCGCAGGTCAGGGGTTTGAGGAGTTTGGCAGTCTTCATCATGGCGGATCTCCGAAGGTTTGAAACAGGCAAGGCGTGGAAAGGCGTCAGGCCAGGGCAGGCTCCACATGCCCCTGATGCTGGGCCCGGCCCCAGGTGGCTTCGTCGCGGCTGGCCCATTGCAGCTCGTGCAGCTCGGCAATGGCGGCGGCCCAGCTGCGGGCCAGGGATTGCAGAATCTCCTGCCCCTGCTCCGCAGTTGCGGGGGTCGGATCACCGATCACGCCGCTGGGTCCGAAGTCCCGTGCGGTCCAGGCGCAGGCGGGACGGCCGTCGGGCGACAGCAGGCTGGAGGGGAACACGGGCGGATAGTTGATGACGGCCCGCTCCATGTGCACGGTCTGCGGCGCCAGCGCCAGCATCAGCGCGGTCTCGGCATGGCCTGCATGCATGGCCAGCTTTTTCTCCAGGTTCGACAGGTACTGGCCTGCGACATGCGGCACGCGCCAGGTAAAGCTCGGCACCACGATGAAGTCGCCATGGCGCAGGCGCAGCTCGCGCGCCGCGATCTCCAGCACCTGGGGCTGGCCGCCGTGGCCGTTGACGAACAGCAGCTTGCGAAACCCTGCGCGATACACCGACTCGCCGATTTCATTGATCGTGGCCAGCAGGGTTTCACCGCTCAAGGTCACCGTGCCGGGAAAGTGCAGATGCTCCTCCGACTTGCCATAGACGATGGGGGCCATGGCGAATGCAGGCACGGCAGCGGGCAGCTGCGCCATGGCGGCACCGACCACGCCCGCCGCAATCGTTGCGTCCACCGAGCAGGGCAGATGCGGGCCATGCTGCTCCATGGCGCCCACAGGCAGCACGATCACGGTATTGGCCTTGTCCGGCAGGGCCGCAACCTCAGTCCAGCTCAGATAGGGCAGAAAGCGGTCGGCAGGGGTGTATCCATGCAGCATGGGTTCTCCGGGGTGAGTGATGAATGGGTCAACGCAAGGGCAGATAGGCCGTGGCCTCCACCTCGATCAGAATGTCCGGCGTGGGCAACATGCCCGTCACCTCGACCACCGTGGAAGCCGGTGATTCGCCAGGAAAAAACAGCTTGCGTACACGGCTGTACTGCGGAAACTGGTCCAGATTGCGGAAGTACTGCACCAGCTTGAAGACATCCGACATCTGGCCGCCGGCGGCCTCCACCGTCTGGCGAATGCGGTCCAGCACCCACCAGCTCTGTGCCAGGATGGGGCCCTCCTTGATATCGGTGCTGAATTCACC
This DNA window, taken from Comamonas testosteroni TK102, encodes the following:
- the urtA gene encoding urea ABC transporter substrate-binding protein; amino-acid sequence: MNRRGTLTTLAASMALGLGLTSQVLAADTIKVGVLHSLSGTMAISETVLKDTVLMAIDDINAKGGVMGKKLEPVVVDPASNWPLFAEKAKQLITQDKVAVVFGCWTSVSRKSVLPVFEQNNGLLFYPVQYEGEELSKNVFYTGAAPNQQAIPAVEYLMSKEGGGAKRFVLLGTDYVYPRTTNKILRAFLKSKGVKDSDIMETYTPFGHSDYQTIVADVKKFSTGGKTAVISTINGDSNVPFYKELGNAGLKAKDVPVVAFSVGEEELRGVDTKPLVGHLAAWNYFMSVKNPTNTAFIKQWGDYAKAKNIAGHKDKPLTNDPMEATWVGIHMWKQAVEKAKSTDTDKVIAAMAGQTFAAPSGFTLKMDEKNHHLHKPVMVGEIKADGQFSVVWKTKGPIKAQPWSPYIEGNDKKKDEPNGKSS
- a CDS encoding RidA family protein, translated to MSTDTTGIAQPLARYAAWRRAGDLVFLSGVIAVDPGANRIVRGYADIPAEAAALIGRTGEFSTDIKEGPILAQSWWVLDRIRQTVEAAGGQMSDVFKLVQYFRNLDQFPQYSRVRKLFFPGESPASTVVEVTGMLPTPDILIEVEATAYLPLR
- a CDS encoding ABC transporter substrate-binding protein, with product MMKTAKLLKPLTCAAMLACGLSGLGHAEEKFVYMTNWYAQAEHGGFYQAVATGLYKRHGLDVSIKMGGPQVNITQMMAAGQADCVMGSSDLQMVQMREGGVPVTTVAAVFQKDPQVLIAHEDVKRFEDLKGKTILIAASAQRGYWPWLKAKYGFTDSQTRPYTFNIQPFLVDKNSAQQGYLTSEPFAIQKAGVKANTLMFSDQGFPAYATTISCMDKTIKERSKAVQAFVTASMEGWKSYLADPAPANALIKKDNPNMTDEQLAYSVGKLKEMNMVAGGDAAKLGIGVMTDARAKASYDFLVSAKLIDPAKVKQADAYNLSLIQNIKVLP
- a CDS encoding ABC transporter ATP-binding protein; translated protein: MSGSDIPAAAIPAVEVLSAEKTYPGGTQALLPVDLRIEEGEFVTLLGPSGCGKSTLLKMVAGLLEPSDGRLLLWRKPVPQLQAGGKKMAFVFQQPTLMPWSSVHTNVRLPLDLAGVPRAEADARVAEALQLVGLARFAKALPRELSGGMQMRVSIARGLVTEPDLLLMDEPFGALDEITRHKLDAELLELWSKKKLTVIFVTHSLHEAVFLSSRVVMMAARPGRVVEEFRIDAPYPRPADFMLGPEFARHAQQLQSSLLRASAIVEESLS
- a CDS encoding creatininase family protein, which translates into the protein MLHGYTPADRFLPYLSWTEVAALPDKANTVIVLPVGAMEQHGPHLPCSVDATIAAGVVGAAMAQLPAAVPAFAMAPIVYGKSEEHLHFPGTVTLSGETLLATINEIGESVYRAGFRKLLFVNGHGGQPQVLEIAARELRLRHGDFIVVPSFTWRVPHVAGQYLSNLEKKLAMHAGHAETALMLALAPQTVHMERAVINYPPVFPSSLLSPDGRPACAWTARDFGPSGVIGDPTPATAEQGQEILQSLARSWAAAIAELHELQWASRDEATWGRAQHQGHVEPALA
- a CDS encoding FAD-binding oxidoreductase, which produces MNTHSIAENSSQLASVLPALDWITDSLKVSRLSQDFSWFSPVLKQALQGKRGDIAVRPRTEAEIAQVVAHCARRGVPITLRGSGTGNYGQSTPLHGGLILDLSGYNSLCWVRGSVGRAQAGIRLADFDQLAREQGQELRWLPSTYRSATLGGLFGGGFGGAGSITYGPLASAGNVLAARVMTVEAEPRILELRGADAMRLHHTYGTTGIVLELEVALADATNWTECIATFTGFDEALGFAQQLGNAPGIRKKELSLVAAPVPAYFTSLAEHLPPGCHAVIALVAPEAEEAMQLLLERHGGTLSYCERGRWSAQPAAGYKSLIEYCWNHTTLHALKLDRELTYLQTGYNPARFGEQLKALRSELGDEVLFHLEFLRTKEGQFNCSGLELVRFSSAERLNAIMDIYRKHGVQINNPHVYVVEDGKANNQLDPALLQTKADFDPLNLLNPGKLRSAALPACIPTD
- a CDS encoding ABC transporter permease — its product is MSALPASIPDDAARAADSRSAATGARAVAAAKSGKAATPWLLQPKVQRVLLPALVGLVLLLVWQALVTGLELPPYLVPSPLLMLQTLMTDWVALGLSLWVTVKITLLAFALATVAGVLISFVFVQSKLIETALFPYAVLLQVTPIVAVAPLIIIWVKDPVLSMVICAALVALFPIISNTTLGLRSVEPDLLAYFKLNRATRLQVLMRLRIPSALPYFFGGLRISSGLALIGAVVAEFVAGTGGQGAGLAYQILQAGFQLNIPRMFAALLLISLTGVALFVLMAWCTRRALGGWHASESGSD